One window of the Streptomyces sp. NBC_00259 genome contains the following:
- a CDS encoding Lrp/AsnC family transcriptional regulator produces MRLNDLDERIVHALAEDARRSYADIGSLVGLSAPAVKRRVDRLRAEGAITGFTVRVDPAAMGWETEGYIEIYCRSNTSPESIKRGLARYPEVASASTVTGEADAIVQVFASDMRHFERVLERIAGEPFVERTKSVLVLSPLLRRFSSGAPA; encoded by the coding sequence GTGCGACTGAACGATCTCGACGAACGCATCGTCCACGCCCTCGCCGAGGACGCCCGCCGTTCCTACGCCGACATCGGATCGCTCGTCGGCCTGTCCGCGCCCGCCGTGAAGCGGCGCGTGGACAGGCTCCGGGCGGAGGGAGCCATCACCGGCTTCACCGTCCGGGTCGACCCGGCCGCCATGGGCTGGGAGACCGAGGGCTACATCGAGATCTACTGCCGCAGCAACACCTCGCCCGAGTCCATCAAGCGTGGCCTCGCGCGGTATCCGGAAGTCGCGTCCGCCTCCACCGTCACCGGGGAGGCGGACGCGATCGTCCAGGTCTTCGCCTCCGACATGCGCCACTTCGAGCGCGTGCTGGAGCGCATCGCCGGCGAGCCCTTCGTGGAACGGACCAAGTCCGTGCTGGTGCTGTCCCCGCTGCTCAGGCGGTTCTCCTCGGGCGCCCCTGCGTAG
- a CDS encoding LLM class F420-dependent oxidoreductase, giving the protein MPIRLGLGLPQMRQYDIGRDIPAVAAAAEETGYDSLWVFERVIFPEPATQGLYGIPGLPWPDQYRNVAEPTVSLSLAAAVTGRARLGTSVLIAPLHIPFQLARTLATLDAASGGRVVAGLGTGWALDEYAAAGVAPFERRGAVLDETLDVFRAVWGPDPVAYEGELTTIAPSVVGPKPARPIPVLLPANSTKAARRVVDRADGWLPVAMGARKLAGEWRRLQDLAAERGRERPLQVSVRANARYRAKPLDGDDRKPFHGSVDQIVEDLAAHVAPGLDDFHIDLQTTTRDAEELMDVAAAVYEGARAAGI; this is encoded by the coding sequence ATGCCGATCCGGCTCGGACTCGGCCTCCCGCAGATGAGGCAGTACGACATCGGCCGCGACATCCCCGCGGTCGCCGCGGCGGCCGAGGAGACCGGCTACGACAGCCTGTGGGTGTTCGAGCGGGTGATCTTCCCCGAGCCCGCGACCCAGGGGCTGTACGGGATTCCGGGCCTGCCCTGGCCCGACCAGTACCGGAACGTCGCCGAGCCGACGGTGTCGCTCTCGCTCGCAGCAGCCGTGACCGGGCGGGCGCGGCTCGGCACCAGCGTGCTGATCGCGCCGCTGCACATTCCCTTCCAGCTGGCGCGTACGCTCGCCACCCTCGACGCGGCGAGCGGCGGCCGGGTCGTGGCCGGGCTCGGCACGGGCTGGGCCCTCGACGAGTACGCCGCGGCCGGCGTCGCCCCGTTCGAGCGGCGCGGAGCGGTCCTGGACGAGACGCTGGACGTGTTCCGGGCGGTGTGGGGCCCGGACCCGGTCGCGTACGAGGGCGAGCTGACGACCATCGCCCCGTCCGTCGTCGGGCCCAAGCCCGCCCGGCCGATCCCCGTGCTGCTGCCGGCGAACAGCACGAAGGCCGCGCGGCGCGTGGTGGACCGGGCCGACGGCTGGCTGCCGGTGGCGATGGGGGCGCGGAAGCTGGCCGGCGAATGGCGGCGGCTGCAGGACCTGGCGGCCGAGCGCGGCCGTGAGCGGCCCCTGCAGGTGTCGGTCCGCGCCAACGCGAGGTACCGCGCGAAGCCGCTCGACGGCGACGACCGCAAGCCGTTCCACGGGAGTGTGGACCAGATCGTCGAGGACCTGGCGGCGCATGTCGCCCCCGGCCTCGACGACTTCCACATCGATCTTCAGACCACCACGCGCGACGCCGAGGAGCTGATGGACGTCGCTGCGGCGGTGTACGAGGGCGCTCGGGCCGCGGGCATCTGA
- a CDS encoding DUF742 domain-containing protein: protein MNDHWYEDETGSMVRPYTVTRGRTRPAADHHIDLMSLVTAVERDDADERPEPGLDHARSALLRLVRRAPRPVAEVAADADLPLTVVRVLLADLVEAGLVRICAPTARQGTHDPSLLREIADRLREI from the coding sequence GTGAACGATCACTGGTACGAGGACGAGACCGGGTCGATGGTGCGGCCGTACACCGTGACCCGGGGCCGGACCCGTCCCGCCGCGGACCATCACATCGATCTGATGTCGCTGGTCACGGCCGTGGAACGGGACGACGCCGACGAACGGCCCGAGCCAGGGCTCGACCACGCCCGCAGTGCGCTGCTGCGACTGGTCCGCCGCGCGCCGCGGCCGGTCGCCGAGGTCGCGGCGGACGCCGACCTGCCGCTCACGGTCGTCCGCGTCCTGCTCGCCGACCTCGTCGAGGCGGGGCTGGTCCGGATCTGCGCCCCGACCGCCCGGCAGGGCACGCACGACCCGTCCCTGCTGCGCGAGATCGCCGACCGTCTCCGCGAGATCTGA
- a CDS encoding flavin monoamine oxidase family protein, translating to MTSTVPTAVPHTDAQPPITMFGPDFPYAYDDFLAHPAGLGQIPATEHGTEIAVIGGGLSGIIAAYELMKMGLKPVVYEADQIGGRLRTVGFDGCDPSLTAEMGAMRFPPSSTALQHYIDLVGLETKAFPNPLAESTPSTVVDLKGESHYAETIDDLPQVYRDVMNAWNACLEEGADFSDMNRAMRERDVPRIREIWAKLVEKLDNQTFYGFLCDSEAFKSFRHREIFGQVGFGTGGWDTDFPNSILEILRVVYTEADDHHRGIVGGSQQLPLRLWERSPEKITHWAYGTSLATLHVDGEPRPAVTRLHRTAGNRITVTDASGDIRTYQAAIFTAQSWMLLSKIACDDSLFPIDHWTAMERTHYMESSKLFVPVDRPFWLDKAVDDRGNPTGRDVMSMTLTDRMTRGTYLLDEGPDKPAVICLSYTWCDDSLKWLPLSANERMEVMLKSLGEIYPKVDIRKHIIGNPVTVSWENEPYFMGAFKANLPGHYRYQRRLFTHFMQDRLPADKRGIFLAGDDISWTAGWAEGAVQTALNAVWGVMHHLGGTTDTTNPGPGDVFDEIAPVELPED from the coding sequence ATGACGTCCACGGTGCCCACCGCCGTCCCGCACACCGACGCGCAGCCGCCCATCACCATGTTCGGGCCGGACTTCCCGTACGCGTACGACGACTTCCTCGCCCACCCGGCGGGCCTCGGCCAGATACCGGCGACCGAGCACGGCACCGAGATCGCCGTCATCGGCGGTGGGCTCTCCGGCATCATCGCCGCCTACGAGCTGATGAAGATGGGCCTCAAGCCCGTCGTCTACGAGGCGGACCAGATCGGCGGGCGGCTGCGCACGGTCGGCTTCGACGGCTGCGACCCGTCGCTGACCGCCGAGATGGGTGCCATGCGCTTCCCGCCGTCCTCGACGGCGCTGCAGCACTACATCGACCTGGTGGGCCTGGAGACCAAGGCGTTCCCCAACCCCCTGGCCGAGTCCACCCCTTCGACGGTGGTCGACCTCAAGGGCGAGTCGCACTACGCCGAGACGATCGACGACCTGCCGCAGGTCTACCGCGACGTCATGAACGCGTGGAACGCCTGTCTGGAGGAGGGCGCGGACTTCTCCGACATGAACCGCGCCATGCGCGAGCGGGACGTCCCGCGCATCCGCGAGATCTGGGCGAAGCTCGTCGAGAAGCTCGACAACCAGACCTTCTACGGCTTCCTCTGCGACTCCGAGGCCTTCAAGTCCTTCCGGCACCGCGAGATCTTCGGCCAGGTCGGCTTCGGCACCGGCGGCTGGGACACCGACTTCCCCAACTCCATCCTGGAGATCCTCCGCGTCGTCTACACCGAGGCCGACGACCACCACCGCGGCATCGTCGGCGGCTCCCAGCAGCTGCCGCTGCGGCTCTGGGAGCGCTCGCCGGAGAAGATCACGCACTGGGCGTACGGCACCTCGCTCGCGACGCTGCACGTCGACGGCGAGCCGCGGCCCGCCGTGACCCGGCTGCACCGCACCGCGGGCAACCGCATCACCGTCACGGACGCGTCCGGCGACATCCGCACCTACCAGGCAGCGATCTTCACCGCCCAGTCCTGGATGCTGCTCTCCAAGATCGCGTGCGACGACTCGCTGTTCCCCATCGACCACTGGACGGCGATGGAGCGGACCCACTACATGGAGTCCTCCAAGCTGTTCGTGCCCGTCGACCGGCCGTTCTGGCTGGACAAGGCCGTCGACGACAGGGGTAATCCGACCGGCCGCGACGTCATGTCGATGACGCTCACCGACCGCATGACCCGCGGCACCTACCTCCTGGACGAGGGCCCCGACAAGCCGGCCGTCATCTGCCTCTCGTACACGTGGTGCGACGACAGCCTCAAGTGGCTGCCGCTGTCCGCGAACGAGCGCATGGAGGTCATGCTCAAGTCGCTCGGCGAGATCTACCCGAAGGTCGACATCCGCAAGCACATCATCGGCAACCCGGTGACCGTGTCCTGGGAGAACGAGCCCTACTTCATGGGCGCGTTCAAGGCCAACCTGCCGGGCCACTACCGCTACCAGCGGCGTCTGTTCACCCACTTCATGCAGGACCGGCTGCCCGCCGACAAGCGCGGCATCTTCCTCGCGGGCGACGACATCTCCTGGACGGCCGGCTGGGCCGAGGGTGCGGTGCAGACCGCCCTCAACGCCGTGTGGGGCGTGATGCACCACCTCGGCGGCACCACCGACACCACCAACCCCGGACCGGGCGACGTCTTCGACGAGATCGCCCCGGTCGAGCTCCCGGAGGACTGA
- a CDS encoding carbon-nitrogen hydrolase family protein yields MPPLRTALLQSSGTPGDIAKNLEILDTRAAQAAAGGAGLLVCPEMFLTGYAIGADVPRLAEPADGPSAEAVAEIAVRHGIAVLHGYPERGTGADEERVYNAAQLIGPDGARLANYRKTHLFGCFEQEWFTPGDEPVVQADLGGLRVGLLICYDVEFPENVRAHALAGTDLLAVPTALMNPFRFVAEKLLPARAFESQMYVAYANRTGPEGEFDFAGLSCLAGPDGVTRARAGYGEELVTGDADPALLAASRADNPYLRDRRPGLYASLVR; encoded by the coding sequence ATGCCGCCGCTGCGCACCGCCCTGCTCCAGAGCTCCGGGACCCCCGGCGACATCGCGAAGAACCTCGAGATCCTCGACACCCGCGCCGCGCAGGCCGCGGCGGGCGGCGCCGGCCTCCTCGTCTGCCCGGAGATGTTCCTCACCGGCTACGCGATCGGCGCCGACGTACCCCGCCTCGCGGAGCCCGCCGACGGCCCCTCGGCCGAGGCCGTCGCCGAGATCGCCGTACGGCACGGAATCGCCGTCCTCCACGGCTACCCCGAGCGCGGCACCGGCGCCGACGAGGAGCGGGTGTACAACGCGGCGCAGCTGATCGGCCCCGACGGCGCCCGCCTCGCGAACTACCGCAAGACCCACCTCTTCGGCTGCTTCGAGCAGGAGTGGTTCACGCCCGGTGACGAGCCCGTCGTCCAGGCCGACCTCGGTGGCCTCCGCGTCGGCCTGCTGATCTGCTACGACGTCGAGTTCCCGGAGAACGTGCGCGCCCACGCGCTCGCCGGCACCGACCTGCTGGCGGTGCCGACCGCGCTGATGAACCCCTTCCGGTTCGTCGCCGAGAAGCTCCTTCCGGCCCGCGCCTTCGAGAGCCAGATGTACGTGGCGTACGCCAACCGGACCGGCCCCGAGGGCGAGTTCGACTTCGCCGGGCTCAGCTGCCTCGCCGGCCCCGACGGTGTCACCAGGGCCCGGGCCGGCTACGGCGAGGAGCTGGTGACCGGTGACGCCGACCCGGCCCTCCTGGCCGCCTCCCGCGCCGACAACCCGTACCTGCGCGACCGCCGTCCCGGCCTGTACGCGTCGCTCGTCCGCTAA
- a CDS encoding sensor histidine kinase → MRRRLRRPTIRGRIVALTVLPVVALMTLWSFAMVSVTGDLRALIRLQSIYEGFGTPVDTAVGQIQIERRLAAAYLGAGQRNGGAADAAALLDQQRSTDRAVEAMRDAIGDQERREDLSARQRQSLDAMDGAAARLDGLRERVVDRRISWNEAVDAYTTIVEPTFDVQSQLTALQAGQLAREAQVVVELVRVREFVSREDALVAGARAAGNLTDSQYDTLTATIEDRRVFHRTYVADLPADSRELFTDFQRTAEYRALTSGEDTLLRAGAANAGEAMASESWRTTTDRAVKRYMLLCTDSALNAAERGRAFAYREMVKAAVVGVVGLIAVGLSIWLSVGAGRRIARRLEELRDAADVLATRQLPEVMERLGAGEDVDAAAAAPPLDFGDGDREPDEIAQVGRALNAARRAAVEAAVKQATLRRGIFAVLLNIARRNQALVHRQSKLVDTLERRTTDPDTLEDLFRIDHLTTRMRRHAEGLIILSGAAPGRRWRAPVPLVDVVAAAVGEIEDYARVVVPPMPAVGVGADAVADVVHLVAELVENAAAFSPPHTQVTMRTGAARNGFVLEIDDRGLGMDADELAEAHRTLARPGDFDPVQDERLGLYIVGRLAARHGITVTLTRSPYGGTTAVVLLPNAITAPDPGPAPGSAPAPVPAPAPAPEPTPTAAAGAVVRALPARKASPHGGGIGPDNGQSALPTRTRHRPLPAQPRDGGESGPRAGVEGGVEGDAPAPPQDSGGPGAGARPRVLPTRIRQASLAAPLRDGPTEPEGPEREVGAEEMRAIFGAFQRGLDRGRKAGPAGRESTNDEGTGDHG, encoded by the coding sequence ATGCGCCGGCGACTGCGCCGTCCCACGATCCGTGGCCGGATCGTGGCCCTCACCGTCCTCCCGGTCGTCGCCCTGATGACGCTGTGGAGCTTCGCCATGGTGTCGGTGACGGGGGATCTCCGGGCCCTGATCCGGCTCCAGAGCATCTACGAGGGCTTCGGCACGCCCGTCGACACGGCCGTGGGGCAGATCCAGATCGAGCGCCGGCTCGCCGCCGCGTATCTGGGAGCCGGACAGCGCAACGGCGGCGCGGCCGACGCCGCGGCGCTGCTGGACCAGCAGCGCTCGACCGATCGCGCCGTCGAGGCCATGCGCGACGCGATCGGCGACCAGGAGCGGCGCGAGGACCTCTCGGCGCGGCAGCGGCAGTCGCTGGACGCCATGGACGGTGCGGCCGCGCGGCTCGACGGTCTGCGGGAGCGGGTCGTCGACCGGCGGATCTCCTGGAACGAGGCCGTCGACGCGTACACCACGATCGTCGAGCCCACCTTCGATGTGCAGTCCCAGCTCACCGCCCTGCAGGCCGGACAGCTCGCCCGGGAGGCGCAGGTCGTGGTGGAGCTGGTGCGGGTGCGGGAGTTCGTGTCCCGGGAGGACGCGCTCGTCGCCGGTGCCCGCGCCGCGGGCAACCTCACCGACAGCCAGTACGACACGCTCACCGCGACGATCGAGGACCGGCGCGTCTTCCACCGTACGTACGTCGCCGATCTGCCCGCCGACTCGCGCGAGCTGTTCACGGACTTCCAGCGCACCGCCGAGTACCGGGCGCTGACGTCGGGTGAGGACACCCTGCTGCGGGCGGGTGCGGCGAACGCGGGCGAGGCCATGGCCTCCGAGTCCTGGCGGACCACGACCGACCGCGCGGTCAAGCGCTACATGCTGCTGTGCACCGACTCCGCGCTCAACGCGGCCGAGCGCGGGCGGGCCTTCGCCTACCGCGAGATGGTCAAGGCGGCCGTCGTCGGTGTCGTCGGCCTGATCGCCGTCGGGCTGTCGATCTGGCTCTCGGTCGGCGCGGGACGGCGGATCGCACGGCGGCTGGAGGAACTGCGGGACGCGGCGGACGTGCTCGCGACCCGTCAGCTGCCCGAGGTGATGGAACGGCTCGGCGCGGGCGAGGACGTCGACGCGGCCGCGGCGGCGCCTCCGCTGGACTTCGGCGACGGCGACCGGGAGCCGGACGAGATCGCGCAGGTCGGGCGGGCGCTGAACGCGGCCCGGCGGGCGGCCGTCGAGGCCGCCGTGAAGCAGGCGACGCTGCGGCGCGGGATCTTCGCCGTGCTGCTGAACATCGCGCGACGCAACCAGGCGCTGGTGCACCGGCAGTCGAAGCTCGTCGACACGCTGGAGCGGCGTACGACGGACCCGGACACGCTGGAGGACCTCTTCCGGATCGACCATCTGACGACCCGGATGCGGCGCCACGCGGAGGGCCTGATCATCCTGTCGGGCGCGGCGCCCGGGCGGCGGTGGCGGGCGCCGGTGCCGCTCGTGGACGTCGTGGCCGCGGCGGTCGGCGAGATCGAGGACTACGCCCGGGTCGTGGTGCCGCCGATGCCGGCGGTGGGGGTCGGCGCGGACGCGGTGGCGGACGTGGTGCACCTCGTCGCCGAACTCGTCGAGAACGCGGCGGCGTTCTCCCCGCCGCACACCCAGGTGACGATGCGCACCGGCGCCGCACGCAACGGTTTCGTCCTGGAGATCGACGACCGCGGCCTCGGCATGGACGCCGACGAACTCGCCGAGGCCCACCGCACCCTCGCCCGCCCCGGTGACTTCGACCCGGTCCAGGACGAGCGCCTCGGCCTGTACATCGTCGGCCGCCTCGCCGCGCGCCACGGCATCACCGTCACGCTCACGCGCTCCCCGTACGGCGGCACCACGGCGGTGGTGCTCCTGCCGAACGCGATCACGGCCCCGGACCCCGGCCCGGCCCCCGGATCGGCTCCGGCTCCCGTACCTGCGCCTGCGCCTGCGCCGGAGCCCACGCCGACTGCCGCGGCCGGCGCCGTCGTCCGCGCCCTGCCTGCACGGAAGGCCTCCCCGCACGGCGGGGGCATCGGGCCGGACAACGGGCAGTCCGCGCTCCCCACCCGCACGCGACACCGCCCGCTCCCGGCACAGCCGCGTGACGGCGGCGAGTCCGGGCCGCGGGCCGGCGTCGAGGGCGGCGTCGAGGGCGATGCGCCGGCGCCCCCGCAGGACAGCGGCGGGCCGGGCGCCGGCGCCCGGCCGCGGGTGCTGCCCACCAGGATCCGGCAGGCCTCGCTCGCCGCGCCGCTGCGGGACGGGCCCACGGAGCCGGAGGGACCCGAGCGGGAGGTCGGCGCGGAGGAGATGCGGGCGATCTTCGGGGCGTTTCAGCGGGGGCTCGACCGGGGGCGGAAGGCCGGCCCGGCCGGGCGCGAGAGTACGAACGACGAAGGGACGGGCGACCATGGCTGA
- a CDS encoding DUF5995 family protein, translated as MAQIAQSAAGTGTRPPSVDAVMTRMREFRSDWPAGDGVAVFNRVYLTVTEEVDRCVDGGGFPDRRAASTLGVLFAERYLSAVDTAAAGRRAPACWRPLFQYRRHPGVRPLQFALAGINAHIGHDLALAVVDTCRTLGCEPPDLEGEFDRVGDLLTMLEERIREDLMPGPDVLEIADPLTHLLGSWSLERARDGAWSAARLLWRLQELPGMADEFTERLDTGVGLVGRCLLTPWS; from the coding sequence ATGGCGCAGATCGCACAGTCCGCGGCCGGTACCGGGACCCGCCCGCCCTCGGTCGACGCGGTGATGACCCGGATGCGGGAGTTCCGGTCCGACTGGCCGGCGGGCGACGGGGTTGCGGTCTTCAACCGCGTGTATCTGACGGTCACGGAGGAGGTCGACCGGTGCGTCGACGGGGGCGGGTTCCCGGACCGCCGCGCCGCCTCCACGCTGGGCGTTCTCTTCGCCGAGCGCTATCTCTCCGCCGTCGACACGGCCGCCGCGGGGCGCCGGGCGCCCGCCTGCTGGCGTCCGTTGTTCCAGTACCGGAGGCATCCCGGCGTACGCCCCCTGCAGTTCGCGCTGGCGGGAATCAATGCGCACATCGGACACGATCTCGCGCTGGCCGTCGTGGACACCTGCCGTACGCTCGGCTGCGAACCACCGGACCTGGAGGGGGAGTTCGACCGCGTGGGCGATCTCCTCACGATGCTGGAGGAGCGCATCCGCGAGGATCTGATGCCCGGCCCCGATGTGCTGGAGATCGCCGATCCGCTCACGCATCTGCTGGGCTCGTGGAGCCTGGAACGGGCCCGCGACGGCGCATGGTCGGCGGCACGGCTGCTGTGGCGGCTCCAGGAACTCCCGGGAATGGCCGACGAGTTCACCGAGAGGCTGGACACGGGTGTCGGGCTCGTCGGGCGCTGTCTGCTCACTCCCTGGTCCTGA
- a CDS encoding amino acid permease, whose product MRRKPVEQLVAEGGQGEGGTLRRSLTMWQLTMISIGATLGTGIFVVLGEATPLAGPAVAISFVVAGLTALFSALSYAELAGAVPVSGSSYSYSYATMGELVAWVCGWCLVLEYGVSVAAVAVGWGEYLNELLDGTIGVTIPEAVSAPLGEGGFINLPALVVVLLAMVFLMGGAKESARVNTIMVMVKIVTLVLFIGIGFMGIKAGNYAPLAPLGVTGISAAAATLFFSYIGFDAASTAGEEAKNPKKDLPRAIMLSLLIVTVLYCLVALVAVGAMPWQDFEGTEAALAQIMKDVTGQSFWGVVLAAGAVVAIASVVFAVLYGQTRILFAMSRDGLVPKVFAKVNEKTGAPRANTVIVSLFCGALAAFIPLGELANATSIGTLFAFALVNVAVILLRYKRPDMNRTFKVMLFPITPILGFGFCAYMMFSLPAITWVWFGGWMVAGLVFYFLYGLGRSRLATAEK is encoded by the coding sequence ATGCGGCGCAAGCCCGTAGAGCAGCTCGTCGCCGAGGGCGGGCAGGGCGAGGGCGGCACCCTCCGCCGCTCGCTCACCATGTGGCAGCTGACGATGATCAGCATCGGTGCCACCCTCGGCACCGGCATCTTCGTCGTCCTCGGCGAGGCCACTCCGCTGGCCGGGCCGGCGGTGGCGATCTCCTTCGTCGTCGCGGGCCTGACCGCGCTGTTCTCGGCCCTGTCGTACGCGGAGCTGGCCGGAGCCGTCCCCGTCTCCGGCTCCTCGTACTCGTACTCCTACGCCACCATGGGCGAGCTGGTCGCCTGGGTCTGCGGCTGGTGCCTGGTGCTGGAGTACGGCGTCTCCGTCGCGGCCGTCGCCGTCGGCTGGGGCGAGTACCTCAACGAGCTGCTCGACGGCACGATAGGCGTGACGATCCCCGAGGCGGTGTCCGCGCCGCTCGGCGAGGGCGGTTTCATCAACCTCCCCGCGCTCGTCGTGGTGCTGCTCGCCATGGTGTTCCTGATGGGCGGCGCCAAGGAGAGCGCCCGCGTCAACACGATCATGGTCATGGTCAAGATCGTGACGCTGGTGCTCTTCATCGGCATCGGCTTCATGGGCATCAAGGCCGGCAACTACGCCCCGCTCGCCCCGCTCGGCGTCACCGGGATCAGCGCCGCCGCGGCCACCCTGTTCTTCTCGTACATCGGCTTCGACGCCGCCTCCACCGCGGGTGAAGAGGCCAAGAACCCGAAGAAGGACCTGCCGCGCGCCATCATGCTGTCGCTGCTCATCGTCACCGTCCTCTACTGCCTGGTCGCGCTCGTCGCCGTCGGCGCCATGCCGTGGCAGGACTTCGAGGGCACGGAGGCGGCGCTCGCGCAGATCATGAAGGACGTCACCGGCCAGAGCTTCTGGGGCGTCGTGCTCGCCGCGGGCGCGGTCGTCGCCATCGCCAGCGTCGTCTTCGCCGTGCTGTACGGCCAGACCCGCATCCTCTTCGCGATGTCCCGCGACGGGCTCGTGCCCAAGGTGTTCGCCAAGGTGAACGAGAAGACCGGCGCCCCGCGCGCCAACACCGTGATCGTCTCGCTGTTCTGCGGCGCTCTCGCGGCCTTCATCCCGCTGGGTGAGCTGGCCAACGCCACGAGCATCGGCACGCTGTTCGCCTTCGCGCTGGTCAACGTCGCCGTGATCCTCCTGCGCTACAAGCGGCCCGACATGAACCGGACCTTCAAGGTGATGCTGTTCCCGATCACCCCGATCCTCGGCTTCGGTTTCTGCGCCTACATGATGTTCAGCCTCCCGGCCATCACCTGGGTGTGGTTCGGTGGCTGGATGGTCGCCGGGCTCGTGTTCTACTTCCTGTACGGCCTCGGCCGCTCCCGGTTGGCAACAGCAGAGAAGTGA
- a CDS encoding roadblock/LC7 domain-containing protein, whose product MAEPHDREPAGTAAGDLGWLLDDLLARTDHVRQAVLLTADGLVTCASRGMPARDVEHLSAVCAGFHSLAKEAGSRFAAGKVRQTMVMLDGAYLFITPAGDGSRLAVLSDVRTDVGQLAHEMTLLVKRVGRHMTVPARSVTGSTESTGSTESTEAVDATGA is encoded by the coding sequence ATGGCTGAGCCGCACGACAGAGAGCCGGCGGGGACCGCCGCGGGCGATCTCGGCTGGCTGCTCGACGATCTGCTGGCCAGGACCGATCACGTCCGGCAGGCCGTGCTGCTGACCGCGGACGGCCTGGTCACCTGCGCCTCCCGCGGCATGCCCGCACGGGACGTCGAGCATCTGTCCGCCGTGTGCGCGGGCTTCCACAGCCTCGCCAAGGAAGCCGGTTCCCGATTCGCGGCCGGGAAGGTCCGGCAGACCATGGTCATGCTCGACGGGGCGTATCTCTTCATCACCCCCGCCGGGGACGGCAGCCGCCTCGCCGTGCTCAGCGACGTCCGGACGGACGTCGGACAGCTCGCCCACGAAATGACGCTCCTGGTCAAGCGGGTCGGCCGGCACATGACCGTCCCCGCGCGCTCCGTCACCGGATCCACCGAGTCCACCGGATCCACCGAGTCCACCGAGGCCGTCGACGCCACCGGCGCATAG
- a CDS encoding glycoside hydrolase family 6 protein, with translation MSGVRTRRRAERGERRRAVRRGVMAAAASAVVVVGTVTGLVSASGGEDGDDRARPVVTRSPVTVPLPGRPRAARTTPAEPAPPSPAPGVHASPTARPSATRVSPRREAPAAGASLYRHPQSQVLDWVRDHHDDPRRPLIESRIAARPAAVWFPGHNPAGITGEVRSVTSGAAASGRVPVLVPYAIPDRDCGGASRGGAPDLAAYDTWIGEFAAGLGDAPVIVILEPDSIALSDCLSDAGRSARYASLARAGRTLKAADPRAKVYFDAGHSGWHPAAKQAALLRAAGVATSGDGIFTNVSNFHRTADEARYARRVLDALGGPGHLGAVIDTSRNGNGAPAPGTWCDPAGRALGRAPTTATGEARIDAYLWVKLPGESDGCKGAAGTFTPDYAYDLATG, from the coding sequence GTGTCAGGCGTACGTACCCGGCGTCGCGCGGAACGCGGCGAGCGGCGCCGTGCGGTGCGCCGTGGGGTCATGGCCGCGGCCGCCTCGGCGGTCGTCGTCGTGGGCACGGTCACCGGGCTGGTGTCGGCGAGCGGGGGTGAGGACGGCGACGACAGGGCGCGGCCCGTCGTCACGCGTTCACCGGTGACCGTTCCGCTGCCCGGCCGGCCCCGTGCCGCCCGGACGACGCCGGCCGAGCCCGCGCCGCCCTCGCCGGCGCCCGGCGTCCATGCCTCGCCCACGGCCCGGCCGTCGGCGACGCGGGTGTCCCCGCGCCGGGAGGCACCGGCCGCCGGGGCCTCGCTGTACCGGCATCCGCAGTCGCAGGTCCTCGACTGGGTACGGGACCACCACGACGACCCGCGCCGACCGCTCATCGAGTCACGGATCGCCGCCCGGCCCGCCGCGGTCTGGTTCCCCGGCCACAACCCCGCCGGGATCACCGGCGAGGTGCGCTCGGTGACCTCCGGGGCGGCGGCATCGGGCCGCGTCCCGGTCCTCGTGCCGTACGCCATCCCGGACCGGGACTGCGGAGGCGCCTCACGGGGCGGCGCGCCCGACCTCGCCGCGTACGACACCTGGATAGGGGAGTTCGCCGCCGGTCTCGGCGACGCACCCGTCATCGTGATCCTCGAACCCGACTCGATCGCGCTCTCGGACTGTCTCTCCGACGCCGGGCGGTCCGCCCGCTACGCCTCCCTGGCCCGGGCCGGCCGCACCCTGAAGGCCGCCGACCCACGGGCGAAGGTGTACTTCGACGCCGGTCACTCCGGCTGGCACCCGGCCGCGAAGCAGGCCGCGCTTCTGCGCGCCGCGGGCGTGGCGACCAGCGGCGACGGCATCTTCACCAACGTGTCGAACTTCCATCGCACCGCCGACGAGGCGCGGTACGCGCGCCGGGTGCTCGACGCCCTCGGCGGCCCCGGCCACCTCGGCGCCGTCATCGACACCAGCCGCAACGGCAACGGCGCACCGGCGCCGGGCACCTGGTGCGACCCCGCGGGCCGCGCGCTCGGCAGGGCACCGACCACCGCGACCGGGGAGGCCCGGATCGACGCGTATCTGTGGGTGAAGCTGCCGGGGGAGTCGGACGGGTGCAAGGGCGCGGCGGGCACCTTCACACCCGACTACGCCTACGACCTGGCGACCGGCTGA